From one Bradyrhizobium sp. Ash2021 genomic stretch:
- a CDS encoding LysR family transcriptional regulator — MDYLGALRMFVRAVEVGSFSKAAIATNTKTSTVSRAIASLEEDLGVSLFHRTTRRAHLTEPGATFYEHARGVLRGLEEARDAASAMEGRPQGLIRLHVPSAFARLHIMPFVPDFLAAYPDIRLDVSLTDVRVDLLAVGADLAIRIGPLIDSSMLARKLAPHRRIVCASPAYLDRRPPIAEPIDLLQHNCLVYALQPTDRWFFRHRAEPGDAFEQVPVTGTLRADDSEPLRDAAVDGVGVVLLPTWLVGEDIKAGRLRHVLPEWSSMIATKPSGIFGVFPPHRMVPPKVRAFLDFAQKRFGRPPYWDPDWTEDRNKSSHDVTE; from the coding sequence ATGGACTATCTGGGCGCGCTGCGTATGTTCGTGCGAGCGGTGGAGGTCGGCAGCTTTTCGAAAGCTGCAATTGCCACGAATACCAAGACATCGACCGTCTCGCGAGCGATCGCCAGCCTTGAAGAGGATCTTGGTGTCAGCCTGTTTCATCGCACCACGCGCCGCGCGCATCTCACCGAGCCGGGCGCCACATTCTACGAGCACGCACGCGGCGTTCTGCGGGGTCTGGAGGAAGCGCGGGATGCGGCCTCGGCAATGGAGGGGCGGCCACAGGGATTGATCCGCCTGCATGTCCCGAGCGCCTTCGCCCGCCTGCATATAATGCCGTTCGTGCCAGACTTCCTGGCCGCCTATCCCGATATTCGTCTCGATGTCTCATTGACCGATGTGCGAGTCGATCTGCTGGCCGTCGGCGCCGACCTGGCGATCCGTATCGGTCCACTCATCGATTCCAGCATGCTGGCCCGCAAGCTCGCGCCGCACCGGCGCATTGTCTGCGCGAGCCCGGCCTATCTGGACCGCAGGCCGCCGATCGCCGAGCCGATCGATCTGCTGCAGCACAATTGTCTTGTCTATGCGCTGCAGCCGACCGATCGTTGGTTCTTTCGTCACCGGGCCGAGCCAGGCGATGCTTTCGAGCAAGTGCCCGTCACCGGCACGTTGCGCGCCGACGACTCCGAGCCGCTGCGCGATGCGGCGGTTGACGGCGTAGGGGTCGTGCTCCTCCCGACATGGCTGGTCGGAGAGGATATCAAGGCGGGTCGTCTGCGGCATGTGCTTCCCGAATGGTCTTCCATGATCGCTACGAAGCCGAGTGGCATATTCGGGGTCTTTCCTCCGCATCGCATGGTGCCACCGAAGGTGCGGGCTTTTCTGGATTTTGCCCAGAAACGGTTTGGCAGGCCGCCCTACTGGGATCCTGATTGGACAGAGGACCGGAATAAGAGCTCGCACGACGTCACCGAATAA
- a CDS encoding adenylate/guanylate cyclase domain-containing protein — translation MGANEEGTVAQLKSIRKALVDPAIAAHRGHIVKTTGDGMLVEFASAVDAVHNAVEIQRSMAEQNTAVPQDQRIEFRIGIHVGDIIFDDNDIFGDGVNIAARLEGIAEPGGVCMSDDAYRQVRGKVEIACDDMGQQSLRNIAEPMRAWRVRLTGQAPSAVKSGLAMSQPQVLPPPDKPSIAVLPFQNMSGDPEQEYFADGMAEDIITALSRFKALFVIARNSSFTYKARAVDVKQVGRELGVRYVLEGSVRKAASRVRITGQLVDTATGAHLWADRFDGGLGDIFDLQDQVTESVVGAIAPAVEKAEIERAKRKPTASLDAYALYLRGLARLYQFGNRQANDEALRLFNSAIELDPEFASAYGRAAFCYVIAKINGWISDTANAIAEVKRLTQRAVELGKDDAIALAAGGNALAFVVRDLGVGAGLVDRALVLNSNLAEAWNFGGWVKIWLGEPETAIERFARAMRLSPLDPWLMGMRAGTAYAHFFLGRYDEAASWAAMALQCSPDYLPGLRITAASNAMAGRPEQAHKAAARLRELNPTRLSNFKDVLGPYRRAEDVARYEEGLRQAGLPE, via the coding sequence ATGGGTGCCAACGAAGAAGGTACGGTAGCCCAGTTAAAGTCGATTAGAAAAGCGCTTGTCGACCCCGCAATCGCGGCGCATCGCGGCCACATCGTCAAGACTACGGGCGACGGAATGCTGGTCGAGTTTGCCAGCGCCGTCGATGCGGTGCACAACGCGGTTGAAATCCAGCGCAGCATGGCCGAGCAAAATACCGCCGTGCCGCAGGATCAAAGGATCGAATTCCGCATCGGCATTCATGTCGGTGACATCATTTTTGATGATAATGATATCTTCGGCGACGGCGTCAATATTGCTGCCCGCCTTGAAGGCATCGCCGAACCGGGCGGGGTCTGCATGTCCGATGATGCCTATCGGCAGGTTCGAGGCAAGGTCGAGATCGCCTGTGATGATATGGGACAGCAGTCCCTTAGAAATATAGCTGAGCCGATGCGAGCGTGGCGGGTACGGCTGACTGGTCAAGCCCCTTCCGCAGTAAAATCAGGTCTGGCTATGAGCCAACCTCAGGTCCTCCCTCCCCCCGACAAGCCGTCCATCGCCGTGCTCCCGTTTCAGAACATGAGCGGCGATCCGGAACAGGAATACTTTGCCGATGGAATGGCCGAGGACATCATCACGGCGCTGTCCCGTTTCAAGGCGCTATTTGTCATCGCCCGAAACTCCAGCTTCACCTACAAGGCGCGCGCCGTCGACGTGAAGCAGGTGGGGCGCGAGCTTGGGGTGCGCTACGTGTTGGAAGGGAGCGTTCGCAAGGCGGCAAGCCGAGTGCGCATCACGGGACAACTGGTCGATACCGCTACTGGAGCACATCTTTGGGCCGATCGGTTTGATGGCGGGCTCGGCGACATCTTCGATCTGCAGGACCAGGTGACTGAGAGCGTTGTCGGGGCGATCGCGCCTGCGGTGGAAAAAGCCGAGATCGAGCGCGCCAAGCGCAAGCCGACCGCGAGTCTCGACGCTTATGCGCTCTATTTGCGCGGTCTGGCCCGGCTTTATCAGTTTGGTAACCGGCAAGCGAACGACGAGGCATTGCGCCTGTTCAACAGCGCGATCGAGCTCGACCCGGAATTTGCCTCCGCCTACGGTCGTGCAGCCTTTTGCTACGTCATTGCCAAGATCAATGGCTGGATTTCAGATACAGCGAACGCGATTGCCGAAGTGAAGAGGCTCACCCAACGGGCGGTTGAGTTGGGCAAGGATGACGCGATCGCGCTCGCCGCTGGCGGGAATGCGTTAGCGTTTGTTGTTCGGGATCTCGGGGTAGGCGCCGGCTTAGTCGATCGCGCGCTTGTGCTTAATTCCAATTTGGCCGAGGCATGGAATTTCGGCGGCTGGGTAAAAATCTGGCTCGGCGAGCCGGAGACGGCGATCGAGCGCTTCGCACGTGCCATGCGCCTGAGCCCACTTGATCCGTGGCTGATGGGAATGCGAGCCGGGACCGCGTATGCACATTTCTTCCTGGGCCGCTATGACGAAGCGGCATCATGGGCGGCAATGGCATTGCAGTGCAGTCCGGACTATCTACCTGGATTACGTATCACCGCCGCAAGCAACGCAATGGCCGGGCGGCCGGAGCAAGCACACAAGGCAGCGGCTCGGCTGCGAGAACTGAACCCCACGCGCCTTTCCAATTTCAAAGACGTGCTTGGCCCTTATCGACGTGCTGAGGACGTCGCGCGATATGAAGAAGGATTGCGGCAAGCAGGGCTGCCCGAGTGA
- a CDS encoding OsmC family protein — translation MDTRRAYKSFRYKAKTAWSSARRGTLSALGKPNIVVGSPPEFKGQPDIWAPEELLVGSVNTCLMLTFLTLAQAKGLVPVGYQSEAEGLLENIEGKYRITEVTVRPRVTLNDTAEVGRAREIMESVEAQCFISNSIKSKVTLTAEFVIAPSPK, via the coding sequence GTGGACACCAGGAGAGCCTACAAATCTTTTCGCTACAAAGCCAAGACCGCTTGGAGTTCCGCACGGCGGGGTACGCTTTCGGCGCTTGGAAAACCAAACATCGTCGTTGGCAGCCCGCCGGAGTTCAAAGGTCAGCCGGACATCTGGGCGCCCGAAGAGCTACTCGTGGGCTCGGTTAATACGTGCTTGATGCTGACGTTCCTCACGCTCGCCCAAGCGAAAGGCCTGGTTCCGGTGGGATATCAAAGCGAGGCCGAAGGCCTGCTCGAAAACATCGAAGGCAAGTACCGCATCACGGAAGTCACCGTTCGACCTCGTGTAACCCTTAATGACACAGCTGAGGTTGGGCGCGCCCGCGAAATCATGGAGAGCGTTGAGGCACAGTGCTTCATCTCGAATTCGATAAAATCGAAGGTCACGCTCACTGCGGAGTTTGTCATAGCTCCCAGCCCGAAGTGA
- a CDS encoding winged helix-turn-helix domain-containing protein: MDGTVVHRKLRFGPFELSIGERVLRRDGRVLPLGDRALDILTHLADRPGEVIAKQELMDHVWSDVTVEEGSLRVHVAAIRKALGDGQFGNRYIANIKRRGYSFVGTVVPLAGSAESGNDYVALSILGCLTALFSGDFDIAREMVDRAVALNPNSLRAWEQRGWTYVMAGQPEEAIRSFARTIRPSPFDPSLFSAFTGMGAAFIGLGRFDEAVAATRKAIRRNELYPVTYRCLAIALAHLRREAEAREAAAGLLKLEPGFRISEWPAGRRLPQIYIDGLRQAGLPE, translated from the coding sequence ATGGATGGCACCGTAGTTCACAGGAAGCTGAGGTTCGGCCCTTTTGAGCTTTCGATTGGCGAGAGGGTGCTCCGGCGCGACGGTCGAGTGCTTCCCCTCGGGGATCGGGCGCTGGATATTTTGACCCATCTTGCCGACCGCCCAGGTGAGGTCATCGCGAAGCAGGAGCTGATGGATCACGTCTGGTCGGACGTAACCGTTGAGGAAGGGAGCCTCCGGGTCCACGTTGCCGCCATCCGCAAGGCGCTTGGTGACGGCCAATTTGGCAATCGATACATCGCAAACATCAAGCGACGGGGCTATTCGTTCGTCGGCACCGTCGTCCCTCTCGCAGGCAGTGCGGAGAGCGGGAACGACTATGTGGCATTGAGCATACTCGGCTGCCTGACGGCCCTCTTTTCTGGCGATTTCGATATTGCAAGGGAGATGGTGGACCGTGCGGTCGCCTTAAACCCTAATTCATTGCGCGCATGGGAACAGCGAGGTTGGACTTATGTAATGGCGGGGCAGCCCGAAGAGGCAATCCGGAGTTTTGCGCGCACCATTCGGCCAAGCCCATTTGACCCGTCGCTTTTTTCAGCGTTTACAGGAATGGGCGCTGCATTCATCGGTCTTGGTCGTTTCGATGAGGCAGTCGCGGCAACCAGGAAGGCCATCCGCCGGAACGAGCTTTATCCGGTGACTTATCGTTGCCTTGCAATTGCCCTGGCTCATCTAAGGCGCGAAGCAGAAGCGAGAGAAGCAGCAGCCGGTCTGCTCAAACTCGAACCCGGTTTTCGCATTTCTGAATGGCCTGCCGGCCGACGGCTACCTCAGATCTATATCGACGGCCTCCGCCAAGCAGGGCTTCCGGAGTAA
- a CDS encoding LysR family transcriptional regulator, giving the protein MDLLGALGVLVRVVETGSFSAVARERALSQAAVARQVSQLEEHFGVRLFHRTTRKLSLTDDGEVLLGLARPVLDGVDGLEAALGRQRGSPVGLVRVGVTVAASRLLAQRLPILLAGHPGLKVELVVGDRLGDMIEERLDLAMRVGEITDASLVARRSGTAVRVAAAAPSYIRRHGEPSSPAEIANHTCIVHDVGPNSDLWTFVTPDGPRDFRASGGFLANDVRAVHLAARTGYGIAYLALFEVADDLRNGRLVRVLRDFPAPGVPFSLVYPSRRHLAPRTRLVIDFIWEQVRQVEVELATASDEARTA; this is encoded by the coding sequence ATGGACCTTCTCGGCGCGCTCGGAGTCCTGGTCCGCGTGGTGGAGACGGGTTCGTTTTCGGCCGTCGCCCGTGAGCGCGCACTCAGCCAGGCTGCGGTCGCCCGCCAGGTCTCGCAGCTGGAGGAACATTTCGGGGTCCGCCTCTTTCACCGCACCACGCGAAAGCTCAGCCTGACCGACGATGGCGAGGTGCTGCTGGGTCTGGCCCGGCCCGTGCTGGACGGTGTTGACGGGCTGGAAGCAGCGCTCGGGCGGCAGCGCGGCTCACCTGTCGGGCTCGTGCGGGTGGGTGTCACGGTGGCGGCGAGCCGCCTTCTCGCGCAACGTCTGCCGATCTTGCTCGCCGGTCATCCGGGTTTGAAGGTCGAACTTGTGGTAGGTGATCGGCTCGGCGACATGATCGAAGAGCGGCTCGACCTTGCCATGCGCGTCGGCGAGATCACGGATGCGTCACTGGTGGCGCGCCGTAGCGGGACCGCCGTGCGCGTTGCCGCGGCAGCGCCAAGCTACATCAGGCGGCACGGCGAACCATCCAGTCCCGCCGAGATCGCAAACCACACCTGCATTGTGCACGACGTCGGACCGAATTCGGACCTCTGGACCTTTGTTACGCCGGATGGCCCCAGGGATTTTCGGGCGTCGGGCGGATTTCTCGCCAACGACGTACGTGCGGTGCACCTGGCCGCTCGGACCGGATACGGCATCGCCTATCTCGCCCTGTTCGAAGTGGCCGATGACCTCCGCAATGGCAGGCTGGTTCGCGTACTAAGGGACTTTCCCGCTCCCGGTGTTCCGTTCAGCCTGGTCTATCCATCGCGACGGCATCTCGCGCCACGCACGCGTCTTGTGATCGATTTCATCTGGGAGCAGGTTCGACAAGTCGAGGTGGAGCTTGCAACGGCATCCGATGAGGCGCGCACCGCGTAA
- a CDS encoding aldo/keto reductase, whose product MKTRQLGTNGLKVSEIGFGCMGLNSTYSHSLASEESIALIRSAVDLGVTFFDTAEIYGPFTNEQIVGEALRNVRDQVTIATKFGFAIDPTTKANTGLSSHPDTIRKAAVGSLKRLGVEVIDLLYQHRVDPNVPIEDVAGTVRDLIAEGKVKHFGMSEPSVETLRRAHAVQPVTALQNEYSLWTRGPETNGILGACEELGIGFVPYSPLGRGFLTGAMSSETRIAEGDYRKLLPRFTPEAMQKNQALVELLKRIAREKNATPAQLALAWLLAQRPWIVPIPGTTKLHRLQENIGASTVELTAADLAEIERAAAAIQVEGDRYPPQLQAMIGR is encoded by the coding sequence ATGAAGACGCGGCAATTGGGAACCAACGGTCTCAAAGTCTCTGAAATAGGTTTCGGCTGCATGGGCCTGAATTCCACTTACAGCCACTCGCTCGCCAGTGAAGAGAGCATCGCGCTGATCCGATCGGCAGTCGATCTGGGCGTCACCTTCTTCGATACCGCCGAAATCTATGGTCCCTTTACCAACGAGCAGATTGTCGGCGAGGCTTTGCGCAACGTGCGCGACCAGGTCACTATTGCGACCAAGTTCGGCTTCGCAATCGATCCAACGACCAAGGCGAACACCGGCCTGAGCAGCCATCCGGACACCATCCGCAAGGCCGCCGTGGGATCGCTGAAGCGACTGGGTGTTGAGGTCATCGATCTGTTGTACCAGCATCGCGTCGATCCCAACGTGCCGATCGAAGATGTCGCCGGCACCGTCCGCGACCTGATCGCCGAAGGCAAGGTCAAGCATTTCGGCATGTCCGAGCCGAGCGTCGAGACGCTGCGCCGTGCCCATGCAGTCCAGCCCGTCACCGCGCTCCAGAACGAATATTCACTGTGGACGCGTGGCCCTGAGACCAACGGCATCCTCGGCGCCTGCGAAGAGCTTGGCATCGGCTTCGTGCCGTACAGCCCGCTGGGCAGGGGGTTCCTGACTGGCGCCATGTCATCGGAAACCAGGATTGCGGAGGGTGATTATCGAAAGCTTCTGCCCCGCTTTACACCCGAAGCGATGCAGAAGAACCAGGCGCTGGTGGAGCTGCTGAAGCGGATCGCGCGCGAAAAGAACGCCACCCCGGCTCAGCTCGCGCTCGCCTGGCTGCTGGCGCAGCGCCCGTGGATCGTCCCGATCCCAGGCACTACGAAGCTCCATCGCCTGCAGGAGAATATCGGCGCATCGACCGTCGAGCTGACCGCTGCCGATCTCGCCGAGATCGAACGCGCAGCTGCTGCGATCCAGGTCGAGGGCGACCGCTATCCCCCGCAGCTCCAAGCGATGATTGGTCGCTGA
- the secA gene encoding preprotein translocase subunit SecA, which yields MIGALARKFFGSANDRRVKGYQSRVSAINALEPELAALSDDALKARTAEFRQQLAEGKKLDDILVPAFATVREAAKRTLGQRHFDVQLIGGMVLHEGDIAEMKTGEGKTLVATLAVYLNALAGKGVHVVTVNDYLAKRDSEWMGQIYSFLGMTTGVIVHGLDDGERKNAYACDITYGTNNEYGFDYLRDNMKYRLEDMVQRAHFYAIVDEVDSILIDEARTPLIISGPLDDRSEFYNTIDTFLPKLDKTDYDVDEKQRTVTLTEAGMEKIETLLRDAGQLKGDSLYDVENVSVVHHINQALRAHSLFTRDKDYIVRDDEVVIIDEFTGRMMQGRRYSEGLHQALEAKEHVQVQPENQTLASITFQNYFRMYEKLAGMTGTALTEADELFDIYKLEVVEIPTNVPVARLDEDDEVYRTQNEKYAAILAEVERANARLQPVLVGTASIEKSEVLADYLKKNGYKQIDFGSEHGMEKLYAAARAGKPAKLFAVLNARFHEQEAYIVAEAGVPGAITIATNMAGRGTDIKLGGSLDMRILQETVGITDEAEKAAKIERIKADIERFRDIVLKAEDVVEVEPAKGSKPAKTVNKPGGLYIIGSERHESRRIDNQLRGRSGRQGDPGRSKFFLSLEDDLMRIFGSDRLDSMLTRLGLKEGEAIIHPWINKALEKAQQKVEARNFDIRKNLLKFDNVQNDQRKVIFDQRVDLMKEDSVAETVADMRHAFVEDVVNKHVPEHAYAEQWDVAGLKEELKRVLDVDLPVDAWAKEEGIADEELLSRIETRVDEHMAAKVAQWGPDVMRYVEKTILLQTLDHLWREHLVMLDHLRQVIGLRGYGQRDPLQEYKSEAFSLFEAMIAHLREAVTAQLMRVEIVPPEEQQPVLPPMEAHKLDPNTGEDEMAFAQANFAQASLVPAAVGADRDPKNPASWGKVGRNEDCPCGSGKKYKHCHGKYA from the coding sequence ATGATCGGCGCGCTCGCCCGCAAGTTTTTCGGCTCCGCCAACGACCGGCGGGTGAAGGGATACCAGTCCCGCGTCAGCGCCATCAACGCGCTCGAGCCCGAGCTCGCCGCGTTGTCGGACGACGCGCTGAAGGCCCGCACCGCCGAATTCCGCCAGCAATTGGCCGAAGGCAAGAAGCTCGACGACATCCTGGTTCCGGCCTTCGCCACCGTGCGCGAGGCGGCCAAGCGTACCCTCGGCCAGCGCCATTTCGACGTCCAGCTGATCGGCGGCATGGTGCTGCATGAAGGCGACATCGCCGAGATGAAGACCGGCGAAGGCAAGACGCTGGTCGCAACGCTTGCGGTCTATCTCAACGCGCTGGCCGGCAAGGGTGTCCACGTCGTCACCGTCAACGATTACCTCGCCAAACGCGACTCCGAATGGATGGGCCAGATCTATTCCTTCCTCGGCATGACCACCGGCGTGATCGTGCACGGGCTCGACGATGGCGAGCGCAAGAACGCCTATGCGTGCGACATCACCTACGGCACCAACAACGAATACGGTTTCGACTATTTGCGCGACAACATGAAGTACCGGCTGGAGGACATGGTCCAGCGCGCCCACTTCTACGCCATCGTCGACGAAGTCGACTCGATCCTGATCGACGAGGCGCGCACGCCCTTGATCATCTCCGGCCCGCTCGACGACCGCTCGGAATTCTACAACACCATCGACACCTTCCTGCCCAAGCTCGACAAGACCGACTACGACGTCGACGAGAAGCAGCGTACGGTGACGCTGACCGAAGCCGGCATGGAGAAGATCGAAACGCTGTTGCGCGACGCCGGCCAGCTCAAGGGCGATTCGCTGTACGACGTCGAGAACGTCTCGGTGGTTCACCACATCAACCAGGCGCTGCGCGCGCATTCCTTGTTCACCCGCGACAAGGATTACATCGTCCGCGACGACGAAGTCGTCATCATCGACGAGTTCACCGGCCGCATGATGCAGGGCCGCCGCTATTCCGAAGGCCTGCACCAGGCGCTGGAAGCCAAGGAGCACGTTCAGGTCCAGCCGGAAAACCAGACGCTGGCCTCGATCACCTTCCAGAATTATTTCCGGATGTACGAAAAGCTCGCCGGCATGACCGGCACGGCGCTGACCGAAGCCGACGAATTGTTCGACATCTACAAGCTCGAAGTGGTGGAAATCCCGACCAACGTGCCGGTGGCGCGTCTGGACGAAGACGATGAGGTCTATCGCACCCAGAACGAGAAATACGCGGCGATCCTGGCCGAGGTGGAGCGCGCCAACGCCCGGCTGCAGCCGGTGCTGGTCGGTACCGCCTCGATCGAAAAATCCGAAGTGCTGGCCGATTACCTGAAGAAGAACGGCTACAAGCAGATCGATTTCGGCAGCGAACACGGCATGGAGAAGCTTTATGCCGCGGCGCGCGCGGGCAAGCCGGCAAAGCTGTTCGCGGTCCTGAACGCGCGCTTCCACGAACAGGAGGCCTATATCGTCGCCGAGGCCGGCGTGCCCGGCGCGATCACGATCGCGACCAACATGGCCGGCCGCGGTACCGACATCAAGCTCGGCGGTTCGCTCGACATGCGGATCCTGCAGGAGACCGTCGGCATTACCGACGAGGCCGAGAAAGCCGCCAAGATCGAACGCATCAAGGCTGATATCGAACGCTTCCGCGACATCGTTTTGAAAGCGGAAGATGTTGTCGAGGTCGAACCGGCCAAGGGTTCGAAGCCCGCGAAAACCGTGAACAAGCCGGGCGGACTCTACATCATCGGCTCCGAACGCCACGAATCGCGGCGCATCGACAACCAGTTGCGCGGCCGCTCCGGCCGTCAGGGCGACCCCGGCCGCTCGAAATTCTTCCTGTCGCTGGAAGACGATCTGATGCGGATCTTCGGCTCCGACCGGCTCGATTCCATGCTGACGCGGCTCGGCCTCAAGGAGGGCGAGGCCATCATCCATCCCTGGATCAACAAGGCGCTGGAAAAAGCCCAGCAGAAGGTCGAGGCCCGCAACTTCGACATCCGCAAGAACCTGCTCAAATTCGACAACGTCCAGAACGACCAGCGCAAGGTGATCTTCGACCAGCGCGTCGATCTGATGAAGGAGGACAGCGTCGCCGAGACGGTGGCCGACATGCGTCACGCCTTCGTCGAGGATGTCGTCAACAAGCACGTGCCCGAGCATGCCTATGCCGAGCAGTGGGACGTGGCCGGCCTCAAGGAAGAATTGAAGCGGGTGCTGGACGTCGATCTGCCGGTCGACGCCTGGGCCAAGGAAGAAGGCATCGCCGACGAGGAACTGCTGTCGCGCATCGAGACGCGCGTCGACGAGCACATGGCGGCCAAGGTCGCGCAATGGGGCCCCGACGTGATGCGCTACGTCGAGAAAACTATTTTGCTGCAGACGCTGGATCATCTCTGGCGCGAGCATCTGGTGATGCTCGACCATCTGCGCCAGGTGATCGGCCTGCGCGGCTACGGCCAGCGCGATCCGCTGCAGGAATACAAGTCGGAAGCGTTCAGCCTGTTCGAGGCGATGATCGCGCATCTGCGCGAGGCGGTGACGGCGCAATTGATGCGCGTCGAGATCGTGCCGCCGGAGGAGCAGCAGCCGGTCTTGCCGCCGATGGAAGCCCACAAGCTCGATCCGAATACCGGTGAAGACGAGATGGCGTTCGCCCAAGCCAACTTTGCCCAGGCCTCATTGGTGCCGGCCGCGGTCGGCGCCGATCGCGACCCCAAAAATCCCGCAAGCTGGGGCAAGGTCGGCCGCAACGAGGATTGTCCCTGCGGAAGCGGCAAGAAGTACAAGCACTGCCACGGCAAGTACGCGTGA
- a CDS encoding peptidylprolyl isomerase has translation MTSPFPEMKTGLRFGLASLAVTGCLAAVLAIAPGLGLPARAEDNPVLAKVNGAEIRQSDVALAEEELGPSLAQMDPATKKDNVLSFLIDLKVVAKAAEDKKLENSEDFKKRLAFTRSRLLMDSLLATEGKAATTDEAMKKVYEDASKQITGEQEVHARHILVETEDDAKAVKAELDKGADFAELAKKKSKDPGASDGGDLGFFTKEQMVPEFSAVAFALEPGKISDPVKSQFGWHIIKVEEKRNRKAPEFEQVKAQIETYVTRKAQADYVAKLREAAKVERMDKPEETAKSDAKPDAAKEPAKPADSKMAPAKK, from the coding sequence ATGACCTCCCCGTTCCCGGAAATGAAAACCGGCCTGCGCTTCGGCTTGGCCTCCCTGGCCGTAACAGGCTGCCTGGCGGCGGTTCTGGCCATTGCTCCGGGCTTGGGCCTGCCGGCCCGCGCCGAGGACAACCCCGTGCTGGCCAAGGTCAACGGCGCGGAGATCCGCCAGAGCGACGTCGCCCTGGCCGAAGAGGAACTCGGCCCCAGCCTCGCGCAGATGGACCCGGCGACCAAAAAGGACAACGTCCTGTCCTTCCTGATCGACCTGAAGGTCGTCGCTAAGGCCGCCGAGGACAAGAAGCTCGAGAATTCCGAGGATTTCAAGAAACGCCTGGCGTTCACGCGCAGCCGGCTTCTGATGGACAGCCTGCTGGCGACCGAAGGCAAGGCTGCGACCACCGACGAGGCCATGAAGAAGGTCTATGAGGACGCTTCCAAGCAGATCACCGGCGAGCAGGAAGTGCATGCCCGTCACATCCTGGTCGAGACCGAGGACGACGCCAAGGCGGTCAAGGCGGAACTGGACAAGGGTGCCGATTTTGCCGAACTGGCCAAGAAGAAGTCCAAGGACCCCGGCGCCTCCGACGGCGGCGATCTCGGCTTCTTCACCAAGGAGCAGATGGTGCCGGAATTCTCCGCGGTCGCGTTTGCGCTGGAGCCCGGCAAGATCTCCGATCCCGTCAAGTCGCAGTTCGGCTGGCACATCATCAAGGTCGAGGAAAAGCGCAACCGCAAGGCGCCCGAGTTCGAGCAGGTCAAGGCCCAGATCGAAACCTATGTGACGCGGAAGGCGCAGGCCGATTACGTCGCAAAACTGCGCGAAGCCGCCAAGGTCGAGCGCATGGACAAGCCGGAAGAGACGGCGAAGTCTGATGCCAAGCCGGACGCGGCCAAGGAGCCGGCCAAGCCCGCCGACTCCAAGATGGCGCCGGCGAAGAAGTAA